The following are encoded together in the Myxococcales bacterium genome:
- a CDS encoding O-acetyl-ADP-ribose deacetylase produces the protein MHRYSLGGAELELCRGDLTESDTVAIANAANSMLMGGGGVDGAIHRAAGPELLEALRELKRDLPGGLLETGAAVITPGFGLTAKWVIHCVGPIYDREGEAAPKLLARCYTKALELCRRRELESVAFPSISTGVYGYPVELAAKVALDAVRRGVGEGKQPKLVRFVLFNEPTLDAYRTAAEAWRP, from the coding sequence ATGCACCGCTACAGTTTGGGTGGGGCGGAGTTGGAGCTCTGCCGCGGAGACCTCACGGAGTCCGACACCGTGGCCATCGCCAACGCCGCCAACTCGATGCTCATGGGTGGGGGCGGCGTCGATGGCGCGATCCACCGCGCGGCGGGTCCCGAGTTGCTCGAAGCGCTCCGAGAGCTGAAGCGCGATCTTCCCGGTGGCTTGCTCGAGACCGGCGCTGCCGTGATCACACCCGGCTTCGGTCTCACCGCCAAGTGGGTCATTCACTGCGTGGGTCCGATCTACGATCGCGAAGGGGAAGCGGCGCCCAAGCTCCTCGCGCGCTGTTACACGAAGGCGCTCGAGCTTTGCCGGCGGCGGGAGCTGGAGAGTGTTGCGTTCCCGTCGATCAGCACCGGGGTCTACGGCTACCCGGTAGAGCTTGCCGCCAAGGTCGCCCTCGACGCAGTCCGGCGTGGGGTGGGCGAGGGGAAGCAGCCCAAGCTCGTGCGGTTCGTGCTGTTCAACGAGCCCACACTCGACGCTTATCGAACGGCGGCCGAAGCCTGGCGTCCGTGA
- a CDS encoding restriction endonuclease, translated as MTFTEAAAQVLRLVGKPLHYKEITDVAIEKNLLSHVGKSPEVTMGARLAALVKKGDKENPLVRIKPGVFALRDWDKATIDKGLADRTPALEIAKHAKLDLSPITPAKRADDDDDDEVLVSADAGDEDDEDDAPPVKTDAEEMAREQRAAGATELFEAEDDDDLPILGRPDDAEGEEDIEGEGAADANGRRRRRRRRRGGRGTERDEPRSSGDDLPTYTVSDAPADVQVDGDAEPGPDRERDRGGALERDRDRDRGRDRGRGRDDRERRDDRDRDRDRDRRDDPGGPIDELAAKPLADAVAALLGTFDRGGGPVGVQKVADLAQRRGRLTGDFQAAQGLILAAARADNLRRSANGARPRFRISGGRLALTEWAIDAEALRLERDVLAQADRYREAVRRSLLRKMQDLPPRAIGELVCLLLERVGMTDIQMVRRPGSPGTELHLSAVARGPSGNMPTAIVVRRDGREIGRERVTELRGALHHYGSAAAGWLVTTGQVLSGAREEASAVGAAPVALVDGIGFARLCEEHGVAVLETRVSLPIIDFELLEALRGS; from the coding sequence ATGACTTTTACGGAAGCTGCGGCGCAGGTCCTGCGCCTCGTAGGCAAACCTCTACACTATAAGGAGATTACGGACGTCGCGATCGAGAAGAACCTGCTGAGCCACGTGGGCAAGAGCCCGGAGGTGACCATGGGGGCACGGCTCGCAGCGCTCGTGAAAAAGGGGGACAAGGAAAATCCTCTCGTTCGGATCAAACCTGGCGTCTTTGCCCTGCGTGATTGGGACAAAGCCACCATCGACAAGGGGCTCGCGGACCGCACCCCGGCGCTCGAGATCGCCAAACACGCGAAGCTCGATCTCTCCCCGATCACCCCGGCGAAGCGCGCGGACGACGACGACGACGACGAGGTCTTGGTCAGTGCCGATGCCGGCGACGAGGACGACGAAGACGACGCCCCTCCCGTCAAGACCGACGCCGAGGAAATGGCGCGCGAGCAGCGAGCTGCTGGCGCGACGGAGTTGTTCGAGGCAGAGGACGACGACGATCTTCCGATCCTCGGCCGTCCTGACGACGCAGAGGGCGAAGAGGACATCGAAGGTGAGGGGGCCGCGGACGCGAATGGTCGCCGTCGCCGTCGCCGTCGCCGTCGTGGCGGTCGCGGAACTGAGCGAGACGAGCCGCGCAGCAGCGGCGACGATCTTCCAACCTATACCGTCTCCGACGCCCCCGCCGACGTTCAGGTCGACGGTGACGCGGAGCCAGGTCCGGACCGTGAGCGAGATCGGGGCGGCGCCCTGGAGCGCGATCGGGATCGGGACCGAGGTCGTGACCGAGGTCGTGGCCGCGACGATCGCGAGCGTCGTGACGACCGCGATCGAGATCGAGATCGCGACCGACGCGATGATCCCGGCGGGCCGATCGACGAGCTGGCAGCCAAACCCCTCGCAGACGCGGTGGCCGCGCTGCTCGGCACGTTCGACCGCGGCGGTGGTCCGGTGGGTGTGCAGAAAGTGGCCGATCTCGCCCAGCGGCGTGGGCGGCTGACCGGGGACTTCCAGGCAGCACAGGGGCTGATCCTGGCTGCGGCGCGCGCCGACAATCTGCGCCGCTCCGCCAACGGAGCTCGCCCCCGCTTTCGGATCAGCGGAGGTCGCCTTGCGCTCACCGAGTGGGCCATCGACGCAGAGGCACTGCGACTCGAGCGGGACGTGCTGGCGCAAGCCGACCGTTACCGCGAGGCGGTGCGGCGGTCGCTGCTTCGGAAGATGCAAGACTTGCCTCCGCGCGCCATCGGCGAGCTCGTGTGCTTGCTGCTCGAGCGAGTGGGCATGACAGACATCCAGATGGTTCGCCGTCCCGGCTCCCCGGGCACCGAGCTGCATCTGTCTGCCGTTGCTCGGGGGCCGAGCGGAAACATGCCGACGGCCATCGTGGTTCGGCGTGACGGGCGCGAAATCGGGCGTGAACGCGTGACCGAGCTGCGCGGTGCGCTCCACCACTACGGCTCTGCCGCTGCTGGCTGGCTCGTGACGACCGGGCAGGTCCTGAGCGGCGCGCGCGAAGAGGCCTCGGCCGTTGGTGCGGCTCCGGTCGCGCTGGTCGATGGCATCGGGTTCGCTCGCTTGTGCGAAGAACACGGCGTTGCGGTGCTCGAGACCCGGGTGTCGCTCCCGATCATCGACTTCGAGCTGCTCGAGGCGCTGCGCGGGTCATGA
- a CDS encoding arginase family protein yields MAKKRKARAAQVDAARAERLAKAKERAQARGRALKSAAEREKAAAKRAERKVETTPFEPDGKHTPFSPVPTERMPRFAGVPTFLRLPAVPDGDAVPAVDVLLVGVPLDGGSTYRSGARFGPRAVRDASALARGFSSALGIDVFDELRAADGGDVVLSPFDLDAAIEAVAARAEAIARSGVIGGFIGGDQTLTLGALRGIHRAKLKSVGLVHIDAHSNTAGPAWGRDIHHGSVIRHAVTEGLIRPDWTVQIGLRGPYSTSGDLAFAMGQGFEIVNVDEVKWDLHSAVSTLRKVVRQGPVYVSVDIAALDPAQAPGVGIPWPGGMTAWELQQILRALVGSEIVGFDVVELCPPYDVSEITAHAGVMVVQEILAAMADTRRSARPAPSTRDARGGRISA; encoded by the coding sequence ATGGCCAAGAAGCGCAAGGCCCGAGCGGCACAGGTCGATGCGGCGCGGGCGGAGCGCCTGGCAAAGGCGAAAGAACGGGCGCAGGCCCGGGGGCGCGCGCTGAAGAGCGCGGCCGAGCGCGAGAAGGCCGCGGCGAAGCGGGCCGAGCGCAAGGTCGAAACGACACCGTTCGAGCCCGATGGCAAACACACGCCGTTCAGTCCCGTTCCGACCGAACGCATGCCGCGCTTTGCGGGGGTTCCGACCTTCCTTCGCCTGCCGGCGGTCCCCGACGGCGACGCGGTTCCAGCGGTCGACGTGCTGTTGGTCGGTGTGCCGCTCGACGGCGGTTCGACCTATCGCTCCGGTGCCCGCTTCGGCCCGCGCGCAGTGCGCGACGCGTCGGCGCTCGCCCGTGGTTTCTCCTCGGCGCTCGGCATCGACGTGTTCGACGAGCTCCGGGCGGCGGACGGCGGCGACGTCGTGCTCTCGCCATTCGATCTGGACGCGGCCATCGAGGCGGTTGCAGCGCGGGCGGAGGCCATCGCGCGCTCGGGGGTCATCGGTGGTTTCATCGGTGGCGATCAGACGCTCACCCTCGGCGCGCTGCGCGGCATTCACCGGGCGAAGCTCAAGAGTGTGGGTTTGGTCCACATCGACGCCCACAGCAACACCGCAGGCCCGGCCTGGGGGCGCGACATCCACCACGGCAGCGTGATCCGACACGCCGTCACCGAGGGTCTCATTCGTCCGGACTGGACCGTGCAGATCGGGCTCCGAGGGCCGTACTCGACCTCCGGGGACCTCGCGTTTGCGATGGGTCAAGGGTTCGAGATCGTGAACGTGGACGAGGTGAAGTGGGATCTTCACTCGGCGGTGAGCACCTTGCGCAAGGTCGTGCGCCAAGGACCGGTCTACGTCAGCGTCGACATCGCGGCCCTCGACCCGGCGCAGGCACCCGGCGTGGGGATCCCATGGCCCGGCGGCATGACCGCGTGGGAGCTGCAGCAGATCCTGCGGGCGCTCGTCGGCAGCGAGATCGTCGGCTTCGACGTGGTCGAGCTCTGCCCGCCCTACGACGTCTCGGAGATCACCGCGCACGCGGGGGTGATGGTGGTGCAAGAGATCCTGGCGGCCATGGCCGACACCCGACGCAGCGCGCGCCCGGCGCCGAGCACACGAGACGCGCGGGGCGGGCGCATCTCGGCGTGA
- a CDS encoding glycerophosphodiester phosphodiesterase produces the protein MTPPAARGFRRRPGAPPLVLGHRGARREAAENSLEAFELAVQRGAAGVELDVRLDGSGRVVVAHDRSLERVTEQRDVRDIEKLDASELGRVQLAGGAHIPTLNEVLDWAEAGGHLLNVELKRDVTERRQLVWRVAKLLRARRFSREQLLLSSFDPLFVRALTWLLPEVPSAWLVHAKQRVLRWAPAFRRLGAVGVHPELAIATPERIRRWQRAGALVNVWTVNEPHDALRLADAGVDALISDVPDVIVHALRQRRSP, from the coding sequence GTGACGCCGCCCGCGGCTCGGGGTTTCCGTCGCAGGCCGGGAGCTCCGCCGCTGGTGCTGGGTCACCGCGGGGCGCGGCGCGAAGCGGCCGAAAATAGCCTCGAGGCCTTCGAGCTCGCGGTGCAACGGGGGGCGGCGGGGGTCGAGCTCGACGTGCGGTTGGACGGCAGCGGCCGCGTCGTGGTGGCGCACGACCGGAGCCTCGAGCGCGTGACGGAGCAGCGCGACGTGCGCGACATCGAGAAGCTCGACGCGAGCGAGCTCGGCCGCGTTCAGTTGGCGGGCGGCGCACACATCCCGACTTTGAACGAGGTCCTCGACTGGGCGGAGGCCGGCGGACACCTGTTGAACGTGGAGCTGAAGCGGGACGTGACGGAGCGACGCCAGCTGGTGTGGCGCGTGGCAAAGCTGCTCCGCGCGCGGCGTTTCAGCCGTGAACAGCTGCTGCTCTCGTCGTTCGATCCGCTGTTCGTGCGAGCGCTCACCTGGCTCTTGCCCGAGGTACCGTCCGCGTGGCTCGTGCACGCAAAACAGCGCGTGCTCAGGTGGGCGCCGGCCTTTCGCCGGCTGGGCGCGGTTGGCGTTCACCCGGAGCTCGCCATCGCGACCCCCGAGCGCATCCGACGCTGGCAGCGCGCCGGCGCGCTGGTCAACGTGTGGACGGTGAACGAACCCCACGACGCCCTGCGCCTGGCCGACGCGGGCGTCGACGCCCTGATCAGCGACGTGCCCGACGTGATCGTGCACGCGCTTCGTCAGCGCCGTTCGCCATGA
- a CDS encoding DNA-processing protein DprA, producing the protein MQPPSAFDVLTDARLPPRVRDLPRPPAQLYVRGELPRGPAVAIVGTRAPSLDGETYTRHLAGALARAGVAVLSGGAEGIDTAAHQGALDVGGVSVVVMPSGFERPFPEANAELFERVVAGGGALVSEHAPDVAASRTRFFPATR; encoded by the coding sequence GTGCAGCCACCTTCCGCTTTCGACGTTCTGACGGACGCCCGCCTCCCGCCGCGCGTTCGCGACCTGCCGCGTCCCCCAGCGCAGCTCTACGTGCGCGGTGAGCTGCCGCGCGGTCCGGCGGTCGCCATCGTCGGCACACGAGCGCCCAGCCTGGATGGTGAGACGTACACCCGACACCTCGCGGGAGCGCTCGCGCGAGCCGGAGTGGCGGTGCTCTCCGGAGGCGCGGAAGGGATCGACACGGCTGCTCATCAAGGTGCCCTCGACGTGGGCGGAGTGTCCGTCGTCGTGATGCCATCGGGTTTCGAGCGGCCGTTTCCCGAGGCCAACGCCGAGTTGTTCGAGCGCGTCGTGGCCGGTGGCGGCGCCTTGGTGTCGGAACACGCACCGGACGTTGCAGCGAGCCGCACCCGCTTCTTCCCCGCAACGCGCTGA
- the topA gene encoding type I DNA topoisomerase, which translates to MEKTLVVVESPAKAKTIKKYLGPGFEVLASKGHVKDLPKRMGIDVEDGFKETYEVIEAKAKVLVELKAHAKKAERLLLATDPDREGEAIAWHIAEELKRPKLEVQRVEFHEITKKGVQKGLSQPRALDEHLYDAQRCRRVLDRIVGYDVSALVWNKLAFGLSAGRVQSVALRLIDEREREIEAFVSEEYWNIGAALKSKKSAPLVARLTRVNGEKVEVTNGAQAAAIRADLEQAKYRVATVTKKEQKRNAPAPYTTSKLQQDATGYLRFTAKRTMSVAQKLYEGVDLKKDGGAVGLITYMRTDSVRVSQDAIDDVRVHIAEKYGKEFLPAKPNAFRSKKNAQEGHEAIRPASLEFPPALVEKYLTAEEFKLYKLVWDRFVASQMAPAVYDQTAVDIDATPTHKGATHKSLTLRANGKVLKFAGWLAEYGKGTFGDNEQLAGEDEANEAEARDSVPPPPSGETVKTLGFDSDDGTLPELNENEELNLVTPPGVLTEQKFTQPPARFNEGSLVRELEKRGIGRPSTYAEIISKVQARDYVEKLPGGQMKPTELGKIVVSGLLSTNLDFMDPDFTAKMEEELDEVEAGRLERVKLLSRFYKRFREVLDVAKKQKRWAPEPERTEEKCPECDSFLLKRWSKNGFFLGCEAYPKCKFTRDLGKDGVPAPPPRLTDVECDKCGKPMVIKTGRFGEFMACSGYPACKNARPLPLGVPCPKCGGDIVEIRSKKRGGKTFYGCTKYPECDFKIWQRPIDEPCPLCKHPFLTETTGKKKKIVCPRGKECGYSREIEEVGEGVLQPGGDGAPESGTVRSSHAPPDAAESLSP; encoded by the coding sequence ATGGAGAAGACCCTCGTCGTCGTCGAATCACCGGCCAAGGCCAAGACCATCAAGAAGTACCTGGGCCCCGGGTTCGAGGTCCTGGCGAGCAAGGGTCACGTCAAAGATCTGCCCAAGCGCATGGGCATCGACGTGGAGGACGGCTTCAAGGAGACCTACGAGGTCATCGAGGCCAAGGCCAAGGTCCTGGTCGAGCTCAAGGCCCACGCCAAGAAGGCGGAGCGCCTGCTCCTCGCAACCGACCCCGATCGCGAGGGAGAGGCCATCGCCTGGCACATCGCGGAGGAGCTCAAGCGCCCCAAGCTCGAAGTGCAGCGGGTCGAGTTCCACGAGATCACCAAGAAGGGCGTCCAGAAGGGGCTCTCGCAGCCCCGGGCCCTCGACGAACACCTCTATGATGCCCAGCGCTGCCGCCGGGTTCTCGATCGCATCGTCGGTTACGACGTGTCGGCGCTCGTGTGGAACAAACTCGCGTTCGGCCTCTCCGCCGGTCGAGTGCAGTCCGTCGCGCTGCGTTTGATCGACGAGCGGGAGCGCGAGATCGAGGCCTTCGTCTCGGAAGAGTACTGGAACATCGGCGCGGCCCTGAAGAGCAAGAAGTCAGCCCCGCTGGTGGCACGCCTCACTCGCGTGAACGGCGAGAAGGTCGAGGTCACGAACGGGGCTCAGGCGGCCGCCATTCGCGCCGATCTCGAGCAGGCCAAGTACCGAGTCGCCACGGTCACCAAGAAGGAGCAGAAGCGCAATGCGCCCGCTCCGTACACGACCAGCAAGCTACAGCAAGATGCGACGGGGTATCTGCGCTTCACCGCCAAGCGCACGATGAGCGTCGCGCAGAAGCTCTACGAGGGCGTCGACCTCAAGAAGGACGGCGGCGCGGTCGGCCTCATCACCTACATGCGTACCGACAGCGTGCGCGTGAGCCAGGACGCGATCGACGACGTGCGCGTGCACATCGCCGAAAAGTACGGCAAGGAGTTCCTGCCGGCGAAGCCCAACGCTTTTCGCAGCAAGAAGAACGCCCAGGAGGGCCACGAGGCGATCCGCCCCGCCTCCCTCGAGTTTCCGCCGGCGCTGGTGGAGAAATACCTGACGGCCGAGGAGTTCAAGCTCTACAAGCTGGTCTGGGATCGCTTCGTTGCGTCGCAGATGGCGCCCGCGGTCTACGACCAGACGGCCGTCGACATCGATGCCACGCCCACTCACAAAGGGGCGACCCACAAGTCGCTCACGCTGCGCGCCAACGGCAAGGTCCTGAAGTTCGCCGGTTGGCTCGCCGAGTACGGCAAGGGCACGTTCGGCGACAACGAGCAGCTCGCGGGCGAAGACGAAGCCAACGAGGCTGAGGCGCGGGACAGTGTGCCGCCGCCGCCCTCCGGCGAGACGGTCAAGACCCTGGGCTTCGACAGCGACGACGGGACCCTGCCCGAGCTCAACGAGAACGAGGAGCTCAACCTCGTGACGCCGCCGGGTGTGCTCACCGAGCAGAAGTTCACGCAGCCGCCCGCGCGCTTCAACGAGGGCTCGCTGGTGCGTGAGCTCGAGAAGCGTGGCATCGGCCGGCCGAGCACCTACGCGGAGATCATCAGCAAGGTGCAAGCGCGCGACTACGTCGAGAAGCTCCCGGGCGGACAGATGAAACCGACGGAGCTCGGCAAGATCGTGGTGTCCGGGCTGCTGTCCACCAACCTCGACTTCATGGACCCCGACTTCACGGCCAAGATGGAGGAGGAGCTCGACGAGGTCGAAGCCGGCCGCCTCGAGCGCGTGAAGCTCCTGTCCCGCTTCTACAAACGCTTTCGCGAGGTGCTCGACGTCGCGAAGAAGCAGAAGCGCTGGGCTCCGGAGCCGGAGCGCACGGAAGAGAAGTGCCCCGAGTGCGACTCGTTCCTGCTCAAGCGCTGGAGCAAGAACGGCTTTTTCCTGGGCTGCGAGGCCTACCCGAAGTGCAAATTCACGCGGGACCTCGGCAAAGACGGCGTGCCCGCGCCGCCGCCCAGGCTCACCGACGTCGAATGCGACAAGTGCGGCAAGCCCATGGTGATCAAGACCGGGCGCTTCGGTGAGTTCATGGCGTGCAGCGGCTACCCGGCCTGCAAGAACGCCCGGCCTCTGCCGCTCGGCGTGCCGTGTCCCAAGTGCGGCGGTGACATCGTAGAGATCCGCTCCAAGAAGCGCGGCGGCAAGACCTTCTACGGCTGCACCAAGTACCCCGAGTGTGACTTCAAGATCTGGCAGCGCCCCATCGACGAGCCCTGTCCGCTGTGCAAACACCCCTTCTTGACCGAGACCACGGGCAAGAAGAAGAAGATCGTCTGCCCGCGCGGCAAAGAGTGCGGCTACTCCCGCGAGATCGAGGAGGTCGGCGAGGGTGTGCTGCAACCGGGTGGGGATGGCGCGCCCGAGTCCGGCACCGTGCGCTCGTCGCACGCGCCACCCGACGCTGCCGAGTCGCTCTCGCCGTGA
- the trmFO gene encoding methylenetetrahydrofolate--tRNA-(uracil(54)-C(5))-methyltransferase (FADH(2)-oxidizing) TrmFO, with product MTAAAEVSIIGAGLAGCEAALSLAARGIPVRLFEQKPVARTEAQSSDSLCELVCSNSFRGAALSNAVGLLKEEMRRLGSHVMQVAELTKVPAGGALAVDREAFAAEMSRRVRSEPRIQVIDGVITSMPAARPCIVATGPLTGAELAADIARRVGSEHLAYYDAIAPIIDAESIDWDKVFVASRYGKGETEADQQAYVNCPLDREQYLAFVDELRRAQKVEPKSFEDVRYFEGCLPVEVMAARGELTLRFGPMKSVGLDDPRTGRWPFAVVQLRKEDAAGSAYNLVGFQTRMTWPEQARVFRTIPGLEQAEFLRMGSVHRNTFICAPKCLGPTLELVGEPGLYFAGQITGTEGYVESAAGGWLAAYFVAEQLAGRTPVPPPVTTAHGGLLTHLSRPNADYQPSNITFAHLPPLEGGRLKKRARYEALAARALADLEVWWAAAQSTRAA from the coding sequence GTGACCGCGGCCGCGGAGGTCTCGATCATCGGTGCGGGCCTCGCGGGCTGCGAGGCCGCGCTCAGTCTCGCCGCCCGCGGCATCCCGGTGCGCCTCTTCGAACAGAAGCCGGTCGCCCGCACCGAGGCGCAGTCGAGCGACTCCTTGTGTGAGCTCGTGTGCTCGAACTCGTTCCGCGGCGCGGCGCTCTCGAACGCCGTCGGCCTCTTGAAGGAGGAGATGCGACGGCTCGGCTCCCACGTGATGCAGGTCGCCGAGCTCACGAAGGTCCCCGCCGGCGGCGCGCTCGCCGTCGACCGCGAGGCCTTCGCCGCGGAGATGAGCCGGCGTGTGCGGAGCGAGCCGCGCATTCAGGTCATCGACGGGGTCATCACGAGCATGCCCGCGGCGCGGCCCTGCATCGTTGCCACCGGACCCCTCACGGGCGCGGAGCTCGCGGCGGACATCGCGCGGCGCGTCGGCAGCGAGCACCTCGCGTACTACGACGCCATTGCGCCGATCATCGACGCCGAGAGCATCGACTGGGACAAGGTCTTCGTGGCCTCGCGTTACGGCAAGGGCGAGACCGAGGCGGACCAGCAGGCTTACGTCAACTGTCCGCTCGATCGCGAGCAATATCTCGCGTTCGTGGACGAGCTCCGGCGTGCCCAGAAGGTCGAGCCGAAGAGCTTCGAGGACGTGCGTTACTTCGAAGGTTGCCTGCCCGTCGAGGTGATGGCCGCGCGGGGTGAGCTCACCTTGCGTTTTGGTCCGATGAAGTCCGTCGGCCTCGACGACCCGCGCACCGGCCGCTGGCCCTTTGCCGTGGTCCAGTTGCGCAAGGAAGACGCGGCCGGCAGCGCGTACAACCTGGTGGGTTTCCAGACCCGCATGACGTGGCCCGAGCAGGCGCGGGTGTTCCGCACCATCCCCGGCCTCGAGCAGGCGGAGTTCCTGCGCATGGGCTCGGTGCATCGCAACACCTTCATCTGCGCGCCGAAGTGCCTGGGCCCGACCCTCGAGCTGGTGGGTGAGCCGGGCCTGTATTTCGCGGGGCAGATCACCGGGACCGAGGGTTACGTCGAGAGCGCCGCGGGCGGCTGGCTCGCGGCCTATTTCGTCGCGGAACAACTGGCGGGGCGCACGCCCGTGCCGCCGCCGGTGACGACGGCCCACGGCGGTTTGCTCACGCACCTGTCGCGTCCCAACGCCGACTACCAACCCTCGAACATCACGTTTGCGCATCTGCCGCCACTCGAAGGCGGAAGACTCAAGAAGCGCGCGCGGTACGAAGCGCTGGCGGCGCGAGCGCTCGCAGATCTCGAGGTGTGGTGGGCGGCAGCGCAGAGCACGCGGGCGGCGTAG
- a CDS encoding rRNA pseudouridine synthase, translating to MFVPRRLDKYLKDCTPLSVKQVEQALSEGRVRIEGRAALDPTPLVFDEDTVTLDGVALRLRADHTHLMLNKPLSVTSTARDPEGRADLSGFLQAMPPGVFPIGRLDRDTSGLLLFTSDGDLAHAVLHPEHHTDKIYWLWLNEVVEDHDPRLAQMLEGFVVREQHVRARAIEVLHRTSDLTELLVTLNEGKNRQIRRMLRALGFHLQALHRRSVGPLSLGDLPLGQWRALSDAEVDALWTATGGRDLVRARKVAALRLAQGNARAAGAADLRLEAWLAGEQGSRRNYRKAEGREDLG from the coding sequence GTGTTCGTCCCCCGGCGTCTCGACAAGTACCTCAAGGACTGCACGCCGTTGTCGGTGAAGCAGGTGGAGCAAGCGCTCTCCGAGGGGCGCGTGCGAATCGAGGGCCGCGCGGCACTCGACCCGACCCCGCTGGTCTTCGACGAAGATACTGTGACCCTCGACGGCGTGGCGCTACGGCTGCGCGCCGATCACACGCATCTGATGCTGAACAAACCGCTCTCCGTCACCTCCACGGCGCGAGATCCCGAGGGGCGCGCGGATCTGAGCGGGTTTCTGCAAGCGATGCCGCCGGGGGTGTTTCCCATTGGGCGTCTCGACCGCGACACGTCGGGGTTGCTCCTGTTCACCAGCGACGGGGATCTGGCCCACGCCGTGCTGCATCCGGAGCACCACACCGACAAGATCTACTGGTTGTGGCTGAACGAGGTCGTCGAAGACCACGACCCACGCCTCGCGCAGATGCTCGAGGGCTTCGTGGTGCGGGAGCAGCACGTGCGCGCGCGGGCGATCGAGGTCCTCCACCGCACCTCGGATCTCACCGAGCTCCTGGTCACGCTGAACGAGGGAAAAAATCGGCAGATCCGCCGCATGCTGCGGGCGCTTGGCTTCCATCTGCAGGCCTTGCACCGAAGGAGCGTGGGGCCGCTCTCGCTGGGTGACCTGCCGCTGGGGCAGTGGCGAGCGCTGAGTGACGCGGAGGTGGACGCCCTCTGGACCGCGACGGGTGGGCGCGACTTGGTGCGAGCGCGGAAGGTGGCCGCGTTGCGACTCGCACAGGGCAACGCTCGCGCCGCGGGCGCGGCGGACTTGCGGTTGGAAGCTTGGCTCGCGGGGGAGCAGGGGAGTCGGAGGAATTACAGGAAGGCGGAAGGGCGGGAGGATTTGGGGTGA
- the hemW gene encoding radical SAM family heme chaperone HemW: MSLAKPGRFPGPALIGTPEQGRASAADQLSSLGVYVHFPWCLKKCPYCDFLSIAGVPQALPHQDYASAVIDELGRRRPELGPRRLESVFFGGGTPSLWEPRQLGRVLGKIREAFEVADDVEITVECNPTSFDRERARALIDEGVNRVSLGVQSLNAERLAFLGRLHDVRGGLRAVEDAILAGVPRVSADLIFGVHGQSPAEAAEESRTVAELGVEHLSAYALTIEPSTEFGRRAKQRSLPLLPDDVVAESFLAVDEALGRLGFEHYEISNFARAGARSRHNVGYWIGREYLGLGTGAWGTVSMGGERVRYRNTPAVERYLSESWESAELGRASALTPEHEPIDGETALVERILLGLRLAEGLDFGAAARELGVEAWTPERRRAVERLVGCGRLEQSGERLWIPKAAWLFADGTISELM, from the coding sequence ATGTCGCTCGCAAAACCCGGGCGTTTTCCAGGGCCTGCGCTGATCGGAACTCCAGAACAAGGACGCGCGAGCGCGGCGGATCAGCTCAGCTCACTCGGTGTGTACGTGCACTTCCCCTGGTGTCTCAAGAAGTGTCCGTACTGTGATTTCTTGAGCATCGCGGGCGTTCCGCAAGCCCTCCCCCACCAGGACTACGCCAGCGCCGTCATCGACGAGCTCGGGCGCCGGCGGCCGGAGCTGGGGCCGCGCCGGCTCGAGAGTGTATTTTTCGGAGGCGGAACCCCGAGTCTGTGGGAGCCGCGACAGCTCGGGCGGGTGCTGGGGAAAATCCGCGAGGCCTTCGAGGTGGCGGACGACGTCGAGATCACCGTCGAGTGCAACCCGACCAGCTTCGACCGCGAGCGAGCCCGGGCGCTGATTGATGAAGGCGTCAATCGCGTGAGCCTCGGGGTGCAGAGCTTGAACGCCGAGCGGCTGGCGTTCCTGGGTCGTTTGCACGACGTGCGCGGCGGGCTGCGCGCGGTCGAGGACGCCATCCTAGCCGGTGTGCCGCGGGTGTCGGCGGATTTGATCTTCGGTGTGCACGGCCAGAGCCCCGCGGAGGCCGCGGAGGAGAGCCGGACGGTCGCCGAGCTCGGGGTCGAGCATCTCTCGGCCTACGCGCTCACCATCGAGCCGAGCACCGAGTTCGGGCGGCGCGCAAAACAGCGCAGCCTGCCGCTCTTGCCGGACGACGTCGTTGCGGAGTCGTTCTTGGCGGTCGACGAGGCGCTCGGCAGACTGGGCTTCGAGCACTACGAGATCAGCAATTTTGCCCGCGCCGGAGCGCGCTCACGGCACAACGTCGGGTACTGGATCGGGCGCGAGTACCTGGGCCTCGGCACCGGAGCATGGGGCACCGTGAGCATGGGCGGGGAGCGTGTGCGGTATCGCAACACGCCGGCGGTGGAGCGGTATCTGTCGGAGAGCTGGGAGTCCGCCGAGCTCGGCCGCGCCTCGGCCCTCACTCCGGAACACGAGCCGATTGACGGCGAGACCGCGCTGGTCGAGCGCATCCTGCTCGGGCTTCGGCTGGCCGAAGGTCTCGATTTCGGTGCGGCGGCCAGGGAGCTCGGCGTCGAGGCCTGGACGCCGGAGCGACGGCGCGCTGTCGAGCGGTTGGTGGGGTGCGGACGGCTGGAGCAGAGTGGTGAGCGCCTGTGGATCCCGAAGGCGGCGTGGTTGTTCGCGGATGGGACGATCAGCGAGCTGATGTGA